A section of the Rummeliibacillus pycnus genome encodes:
- a CDS encoding FusB/FusC family EF-G-binding protein, producing MEKQTIQPFLSVANYHLIEQQLNKILNAYSTTKDKNVILAVKGLVDTELTENLSLDSTQLNLIEDLYHITDYSQGELFLETLKQYVIPFRKVTLSNLKSIFKKQKKLKLPKLESIDFQHICYLTWDDVSTHQKYVIFEQQGKLKGVKGNKDTKVVKGICAICNHHSDVSLFTTTVKGPVVDTFKKHSNYICTDGESCNKNIADLERVTNFFERITR from the coding sequence ATGGAAAAACAAACAATTCAACCGTTCTTATCAGTGGCAAATTATCATTTAATCGAGCAACAATTAAATAAAATTTTAAATGCATATAGCACAACAAAAGATAAAAATGTAATTCTTGCTGTAAAAGGGCTTGTTGATACAGAGCTAACGGAAAATCTGTCTCTTGATTCAACTCAATTAAACCTAATAGAGGATCTATATCATATTACAGATTACTCGCAAGGTGAATTATTTTTGGAAACTCTAAAGCAGTATGTTATTCCATTTAGGAAAGTAACTTTAAGTAATTTAAAAAGCATTTTTAAGAAACAAAAGAAATTAAAACTACCTAAATTAGAAAGTATAGATTTTCAACATATTTGTTATTTGACTTGGGATGATGTCAGTACTCATCAAAAGTATGTAATATTTGAACAGCAGGGAAAGTTAAAAGGTGTAAAGGGTAACAAAGATACTAAAGTGGTGAAAGGCATTTGTGCAATTTGTAATCATCATTCAGATGTAAGCCTATTTACAACTACAGTTAAAGGACCAGTTGTCGATACATTTAAAAAGCACAGTAACTATATTTGTACAGATGGTGAGAGTTGTAATAAAAACATTGCAGATCTGGAAAGAGTGACGAATTTTTTTGAACGTATTACACGGTAA
- a CDS encoding VanZ family protein — protein MDAYIQPINLFITVFTILAFVIWIPWLIYTYRKYGFLPLSKMLISFSFIFYFFSALFLVILPLPTIRDTCSMQEPGTQHYSLVPFRFISDIFKNSGMVWTQPGTFIHLFEQTAFYQAFFNFLMLMPFGVYLRYFLKQKKQWKIALGITFVLTLFFEMIQVTGILGYYNCAYRIFDVDDLLLNTLGGIVGFFIAPAVLALFPSKEKIHEKADFLLKLDEVRSLSVLIAVALDLFFTDIATQIFLHYTSVNDVNEFLVRSISLFVFFFVIPIFWNGRTIGTFIMRFRYDSKVSRRTTINRLFKRFAAIYVTFFITFVINVLTTSQISMDSPYYHVSYFLQIGTMILYGIVTIVLFIHIMLVVFGKGKRRFYFDEASDLYTTKK, from the coding sequence ATGGATGCTTATATTCAACCCATCAATTTGTTTATTACTGTATTTACAATATTGGCATTTGTGATTTGGATTCCATGGCTAATTTATACATACCGCAAATATGGATTTTTGCCATTATCAAAGATGTTAATTTCATTTTCTTTTATTTTTTACTTTTTTTCAGCTCTATTCCTAGTAATCTTACCATTACCAACCATTAGAGATACTTGTTCTATGCAAGAACCTGGAACTCAGCACTATTCTTTAGTTCCCTTTAGATTTATATCCGACATTTTCAAGAATAGTGGAATGGTCTGGACTCAGCCAGGGACATTTATACACTTATTCGAACAAACTGCTTTTTATCAAGCATTTTTTAATTTTCTAATGTTAATGCCCTTTGGCGTCTATTTGCGTTATTTCTTAAAACAAAAGAAACAATGGAAGATAGCTCTTGGTATCACATTTGTGCTGACACTTTTTTTCGAAATGATTCAAGTGACAGGAATACTTGGTTATTATAATTGCGCATATCGTATATTTGATGTGGATGATCTTCTATTAAACACATTGGGCGGCATCGTAGGATTTTTCATTGCACCAGCAGTATTAGCATTATTTCCATCAAAGGAAAAAATCCATGAAAAGGCTGATTTCCTATTAAAATTGGATGAAGTAAGATCGTTATCAGTGCTAATAGCCGTTGCTTTGGATTTGTTCTTTACGGATATTGCAACACAGATTTTCTTACATTATACGAGTGTAAATGACGTAAACGAATTCCTCGTTCGTTCTATATCATTATTTGTATTTTTCTTTGTAATTCCAATATTTTGGAATGGACGAACAATTGGAACATTCATCATGCGTTTCCGGTATGATAGTAAAGTGAGCAGAAGAACAACTATAAATCGCCTATTTAAACGATTTGCTGCGATTTATGTGACGTTTTTTATCACCTTTGTGATTAATGTTTTAACCACATCACAAATCTCAATGGATTCACCTTATTATCATGTTTCGTACTTTCTACAAATAGGGACAATGATTCTATATGGAATTGTAACGATTGTGTTGTTTATCCATATCATGTTAGTTGTATTTGGAAAAGGGAAACGGCGTTTCTATTTTGATGAAGCATCTGATTTATATACGACTAAAAAGTAA
- a CDS encoding DUF6509 family protein: MDILAYTMEEIIDPTQIIDGERFEFMLDIKVDEDDELYTEGGLEIRAIVAKKDDETSLANYFITTKANQELLDFALEDEEEEMILTFCKEHIAAGE, translated from the coding sequence TTGGATATTTTAGCATATACAATGGAAGAAATTATAGATCCCACTCAAATTATTGATGGTGAGCGTTTCGAATTTATGTTGGATATTAAAGTAGATGAAGATGATGAACTATATACAGAAGGGGGACTTGAAATTCGTGCAATTGTTGCTAAAAAAGATGATGAAACATCACTAGCGAATTATTTTATTACTACAAAAGCAAATCAGGAGTTATTAGATTTCGCACTAGAAGATGAAGAAGAAGAAATGATTTTAACTTTTTGTAAGGAACATATTGCTGCAGGAGAATAA
- a CDS encoding alanyl-tRNA editing protein gives MSDNIRECGKMQELLYYQDVMMKEFDATVQAQQKDKEGRKYILLDNTAFYPTGGGQPHDTGMINSVKVIDVEKINGEIRHYVTEFLPENTTQVHGVLDWKRRFDHMQQHAGQHILTAAFVELFNYPTVSFHLGNETVTIDIDTPNISEEELAAVEKRANDIILENRLIETKWVTEEELAHYSLRKAIAVTGEIRLVIIPDFDYNGCGGTHPTSTGQVQAIKILATEKQKKKTRVHFVCGGRVLYELHWRKSELSEAARLANSPEEGTAHAVSKLLQTQKGLEKALDNANSQLLTVEAKILLQESDNHLIHKTFPSRTVQELQQLARTIISTDHTYTALLVSKQSDKLQFVAAKGDAAGTGSMKEIANNILPIINGKGGGNDTFVQGGGEATISSEELLKQMIKVLAES, from the coding sequence ATGAGCGATAACATAAGGGAGTGTGGAAAAATGCAAGAACTTTTGTATTACCAAGATGTCATGATGAAAGAATTCGATGCTACTGTCCAAGCACAGCAAAAAGATAAAGAAGGACGAAAATATATTCTTTTAGACAATACAGCATTTTATCCTACTGGTGGTGGGCAACCACATGATACTGGCATGATAAATAGTGTCAAAGTTATTGATGTGGAAAAGATTAATGGTGAAATCCGACATTATGTAACAGAGTTTTTACCAGAGAATACAACACAAGTTCATGGCGTACTCGATTGGAAACGGCGCTTCGATCATATGCAGCAGCATGCTGGTCAGCATATATTGACAGCAGCTTTTGTTGAGCTTTTCAACTATCCAACTGTAAGTTTCCATCTTGGAAACGAAACAGTGACCATTGACATTGATACACCAAATATCTCTGAAGAGGAACTTGCTGCAGTCGAAAAAAGAGCGAATGACATTATTTTAGAAAATCGATTAATCGAAACAAAATGGGTAACAGAAGAAGAACTTGCTCATTACTCTTTACGCAAGGCAATAGCTGTTACAGGAGAAATACGTCTGGTTATTATTCCAGATTTCGACTACAACGGCTGTGGAGGTACTCATCCTACTTCTACGGGACAAGTCCAAGCCATTAAGATTTTAGCGACTGAAAAGCAAAAGAAAAAAACACGTGTTCATTTTGTTTGTGGAGGGCGTGTACTTTATGAATTGCATTGGCGGAAAAGCGAATTATCAGAAGCAGCACGTCTTGCAAACAGTCCTGAAGAAGGAACTGCACATGCTGTATCAAAGTTATTACAAACACAAAAGGGACTTGAGAAAGCTTTAGATAATGCCAATAGTCAATTACTTACTGTTGAAGCAAAGATATTATTACAAGAATCTGATAACCATCTTATTCACAAAACATTTCCATCCCGTACTGTTCAAGAGTTACAGCAACTAGCACGTACAATTATATCAACGGATCATACTTACACTGCACTACTCGTTTCAAAACAATCTGATAAACTACAATTTGTCGCAGCAAAAGGTGATGCGGCAGGGACAGGTAGTATGAAAGAAATCGCAAACAATATATTACCTATTATTAACGGTAAGGGTGGCGGAAATGACACTTTTGTCCAAGGTGGCGGTGAAGCTACTATTTCTTCTGAAGAATTACTTAAACAAATGATAAAAGTATTAGCAGAATCCTAA
- a CDS encoding ankyrin repeat domain-containing protein — translation MKKRHKAVMVALSLGFALVKYSKSKDGKMTLLKAVHQQDLHAVKKLIRAGVDLDQQNDRGRTPLMIATYNNDVEIAKMLIDIGADVNIQDDMQNTPFLYAAAEGYLDILKLAIQGGANPTITDRYGNTALIPAAEHGNLEVLKFLLNKIEIDVNHINNLGWTALLEAIILGDGGRKYQECVRILLQHQANPNIADRDGVTPIEHAEKLGYKEIEILLKSYTY, via the coding sequence ATGAAAAAACGTCATAAAGCTGTAATGGTTGCTTTATCTTTGGGCTTTGCTTTAGTAAAATACTCCAAAAGTAAAGATGGTAAAATGACGCTATTGAAGGCTGTACATCAACAAGATCTACATGCAGTAAAAAAATTGATAAGAGCAGGTGTGGATTTAGATCAACAAAATGATAGAGGACGTACACCTCTTATGATTGCAACATATAACAATGATGTAGAAATCGCAAAAATGCTAATAGATATTGGTGCTGACGTGAATATTCAAGATGATATGCAAAATACACCGTTTTTATATGCTGCAGCTGAAGGTTATTTAGATATTTTAAAACTTGCTATACAAGGAGGAGCCAACCCTACTATTACGGATCGGTATGGTAACACAGCCTTAATACCAGCTGCAGAACATGGCAATCTAGAGGTCTTAAAATTCTTATTAAATAAAATAGAAATAGATGTGAATCATATTAATAATTTAGGTTGGACCGCATTATTGGAAGCTATTATTTTAGGAGATGGCGGAAGAAAATATCAAGAATGCGTAAGAATATTACTACAACATCAAGCCAATCCAAATATTGCAGACAGAGATGGTGTAACACCTATCGAGCATGCAGAAAAACTTGGCTATAAGGAAATTGAAATATTATTGAAGAGTTATACTTACTAA
- a CDS encoding NAD(P)-dependent oxidoreductase produces MKLAIFGATGRVGGEMIRLALQDGHQVNALVRTPTKIRKQNHLTVLQGNVFNKEDVEQTITDTDVVISALGTDRTTTLSDGISHIISSMKKHDIKRIVTIGTAGILDSRSEPGKFRFQSTESKQKLTFAAEEHAKVYKMLAESNLDWTIVCPTYLPDGEAIGKYRIEKNKLPLDGKKITVGDTAKFSYEECFKQQFLHIRVGIAY; encoded by the coding sequence AATGATACGCTTGGCATTGCAAGATGGACACCAAGTAAATGCTCTAGTACGTACACCAACAAAAATAAGAAAACAAAATCATTTAACAGTTCTTCAGGGGAATGTCTTTAATAAAGAAGATGTTGAACAGACAATTACTGATACAGATGTTGTGATAAGTGCACTAGGAACAGATCGAACAACCACATTATCAGATGGTATTTCCCATATTATTTCCTCGATGAAGAAACATGATATAAAAAGAATCGTCACTATAGGCACAGCAGGAATATTAGACAGCCGGAGTGAACCCGGGAAATTTCGGTTTCAATCGACTGAATCAAAACAGAAATTAACATTTGCTGCTGAGGAACATGCAAAAGTATATAAAATGCTAGCCGAGTCGAATTTAGATTGGACAATCGTATGTCCAACCTACTTACCAGACGGAGAAGCAATAGGGAAATATCGTATAGAAAAAAATAAATTACCACTAGACGGGAAAAAGATAACGGTAGGCGATACTGCCAAATTTTCATATGAAGAATGCTTCAAACAACAATTCTTACATATTAGGGTGGGAATTGCTTATTAA